A single Macaca mulatta isolate MMU2019108-1 chromosome 11, T2T-MMU8v2.0, whole genome shotgun sequence DNA region contains:
- the CCNT1 gene encoding cyclin-T1 isoform X6, with translation MATNSLHLTTFSLQYTPPVVACVCIHLACKWSNWEIPVSTDGKHWWEYVDATVTLELLDELTHEFLQILEKTPNRLKRIWNWRACEAAKKTKADDRGTDEKTSEQTILNMISQSSSDTTIAGLMSMSTSSTTNAVPSLPVSEESSSNLTSVEMLPGKRWLSSQPSFKLEPTQGHRTSENLALTGVDHSLPQDGSNTFISQKQSSKSVPSAKVSLKEYRAKHAEELAAQKRQLENMEANVKSQYAYAAQNLLSHHDSHSSVILKMPIEGSENPERSFLEKADKTAFKMRIPVAGGDKAASSKPEEIKMRIKVHAAADKHNSVEDSVTKSREYKEKHKTHPSNHHHHHNHHSHKHSHSQLPVGTGNKRPGDPKHSSQTSNLAHKTYSLSGSFSSSSSTRKRGPSEETGGAVFDHPAKIAKSTKSSSLNFSFPSLPTMAQMPGHSSDTSGLSFSQPSCKTRVPHSKLDKGPTGANGHNTTQTIDYQDTVNMLHSLLSAQGVQPTQPTAFEFVRPYSEYLNPRAGGISSRSGNTDKPRPPPPLPSEPPPPLPPLPK, from the exons ATGGCAACCAACag CCTGCATTTGACCACATTTAGCCTGCAGTACACACCTCCTGTGGTGGCCTGTGTCTGCATTCATCTGGCTTGCAAGTGGTCCAATTGGGAGATCCCAGTCTCAACTGACGGGAAGCACTGGTGGGAGTATGTTGACGCCACTGTGACCTTGGAACTTTTAGATG AACTGACACATGAGTTTCTACAGATTTTGGAGAAAACTCCCAACAGGCTCAAACGCATTTGGAATTGGAGG GCATGCGAGGCTgccaagaaaacaaaagcagatgACCGAGGAACAGATGAAAAGACTTCAGAGCAGACAATCCTCAATATGATTTCTCAGAGCTCTTCAGACACAACCATTGCAGGTTTAATGAGCATGTCAACCTCTTCTACCACAAATGCAGTGCCTTCCCTCCCGGTCTCCGAAGAGTCATCCAGCAACTTAACCAGTGTGGAGATGTTGCCGGGCAAGCGTTGGCTGTCCTCTCAACCTTCTTTCAAACTAGAACCTACTCAGGGTCATCGGACTAGTGAGAATTTAGCACTTACAGGAGTTGATCATTCCTTACCACAGGATGgttcaaatacatttatttcccaGAAGCAGAGTAGTAAGAGTGTGCCGTCAGCTAAAGTGTCACTGAAAGAATACCGTGCAAAGCATGCAGAAGAGTTGGCTGCCCAGAAGAGGCAACTGGAGAATATGGAAGCCAATGTGAAGTCACAATATGCATATGCTGCCCAGAATCTCCTTTCTCATCATGATAGCCATTCTTCAGTCATTCTAAAAATGCCCATAGAGGGTTCAGAAAACCCTGAGCGGTCTTTTCTGGAAAAGGCTGACAAAACAGCTTTCAAAATGAGAATCCCAGTGGCAGGTGGAGATAAAGCTGCCTCTTCAAAACCAGAGGAGATAAAAATGCGCATAAAAGTCCATGCTGCAGCTGATAAGCACAATTCTGTAGAGGACAGTGTTACAAAGAGCCGAGAGTACAAAGAAAAGCACAAGACTCACCCAtctaatcatcatcatcatcataatcatcactCACACAAGCACTCTCATTCCCAACTTCCAGTTGGTACTGGGAACAAACGTCCAGGTGATCCAAAACATAGTAGCCAGACAAGCAACTTAGCACATAAAACCTATAGCTTGTCtggttctttttcctcttccagtTCTACTCGTAAAAGGGGACCCTCTGAAGAGACTGGAGGGGCTGTGTTTGATCATCCAGCCAAGATTGCCAAGAGTACTAAATCCTCTTCCCTaaatttctccttcccttcactTCCTACAATGGCTCAGATGCCTGGGCATAGCTCAGACACAAGCGGGCTTTCCTTTTCACAGCCCAGCTGTAAAACTCGAGTCCCTCATTCGAAACTGGATAAAGGGCCCACTGGGGCCAATGGTCACAACACGACCCAGACCATAGACTATCAAGATACTGTGAATATGCTTCACTCCCTGCTCAGTGCCCAGGGTGTTCAGCCCACTCAGCCCACTGCATTTGAATTTGTTCGTCCTTATAGTGAATATCTGAATCCTCGGGCTGGTGGAATCTCCTCAAGATCCGGCAATACAGACAAACCCCGGCCACCACCACCTCTGCCATCAGAACCTCCACCACCACTTCCACCTCTtcctaagtga
- the CCNT1 gene encoding cyclin-T1 isoform X3 has translation MHRFYMIQSFTQFPGNSVAPAALFLAAKVEEQPKKLEHVIKVAHTCLHPQESLPDTRSEAYLQQVQDLVILESIILQTLGFELTIDHPHTHVVKCTQLVRASKDLAQTSYFMATNSLHLTTFSLQYTPPVVACVCIHLACKWSNWEIPVSTDGKHWWEYVDATVTLELLDELTHEFLQILEKTPNRLKRIWNWRACEAAKKTKADDRGTDEKTSEQTILNMISQSSSDTTIAGLMSMSTSSTTNAVPSLPVSEESSSNLTSVEMLPGKRWLSSQPSFKLEPTQGHRTSENLALTGVDHSLPQDGSNTFISQKQSSKSVPSAKVSLKEYRAKHAEELAAQKRQLENMEANVKSQYAYAAQNLLSHHDSHSSVILKMPIEGSENPERSFLEKADKTAFKMRIPVAGGDKAASSKPEEIKMRIKVHAAADKHNSVEDSVTKSREYKEKHKTHPSNHHHHHNHHSHKHSHSQLPVGTGNKRPGDPKHSSQTSNLAHKTYSLSGSFSSSSSTRKRGPSEETGGAVFDHPAKIAKSTKSSSLNFSFPSLPTMAQMPGHSSDTSGLSFSQPSCKTRVPHSKLDKGPTGANGHNTTQTIDYQDTVNMLHSLLSAQGVQPTQPTAFEFVRPYSEYLNPRAGGISSRSGNTDKPRPPPPLPSEPPPPLPPLPK, from the exons TCTGTGGCTCCAGCAGCCTTGTTTCTAGCAGCTAAAGTGGAGGAGCAGCCCAAAAAATTGGAACATGTCATCAAAGTAGCACATACTTGTCTCCATCCTCAGGAATCCCTTCCTGATACTAGAAGTGAG GCTTATTTGCAACAAGTTCAAGATCTGGTCATTTTAGAAAGCATAATTTTGCAGACTTTAG gcTTTGAACTAACAATTGATCACCCACATACTCATGTAGTAAAGTGCACTCAACTTGTTCGAG caagcAAGGACTTAGCACAGACTTCTTACTTCATGGCAACCAACag CCTGCATTTGACCACATTTAGCCTGCAGTACACACCTCCTGTGGTGGCCTGTGTCTGCATTCATCTGGCTTGCAAGTGGTCCAATTGGGAGATCCCAGTCTCAACTGACGGGAAGCACTGGTGGGAGTATGTTGACGCCACTGTGACCTTGGAACTTTTAGATG AACTGACACATGAGTTTCTACAGATTTTGGAGAAAACTCCCAACAGGCTCAAACGCATTTGGAATTGGAGG GCATGCGAGGCTgccaagaaaacaaaagcagatgACCGAGGAACAGATGAAAAGACTTCAGAGCAGACAATCCTCAATATGATTTCTCAGAGCTCTTCAGACACAACCATTGCAGGTTTAATGAGCATGTCAACCTCTTCTACCACAAATGCAGTGCCTTCCCTCCCGGTCTCCGAAGAGTCATCCAGCAACTTAACCAGTGTGGAGATGTTGCCGGGCAAGCGTTGGCTGTCCTCTCAACCTTCTTTCAAACTAGAACCTACTCAGGGTCATCGGACTAGTGAGAATTTAGCACTTACAGGAGTTGATCATTCCTTACCACAGGATGgttcaaatacatttatttcccaGAAGCAGAGTAGTAAGAGTGTGCCGTCAGCTAAAGTGTCACTGAAAGAATACCGTGCAAAGCATGCAGAAGAGTTGGCTGCCCAGAAGAGGCAACTGGAGAATATGGAAGCCAATGTGAAGTCACAATATGCATATGCTGCCCAGAATCTCCTTTCTCATCATGATAGCCATTCTTCAGTCATTCTAAAAATGCCCATAGAGGGTTCAGAAAACCCTGAGCGGTCTTTTCTGGAAAAGGCTGACAAAACAGCTTTCAAAATGAGAATCCCAGTGGCAGGTGGAGATAAAGCTGCCTCTTCAAAACCAGAGGAGATAAAAATGCGCATAAAAGTCCATGCTGCAGCTGATAAGCACAATTCTGTAGAGGACAGTGTTACAAAGAGCCGAGAGTACAAAGAAAAGCACAAGACTCACCCAtctaatcatcatcatcatcataatcatcactCACACAAGCACTCTCATTCCCAACTTCCAGTTGGTACTGGGAACAAACGTCCAGGTGATCCAAAACATAGTAGCCAGACAAGCAACTTAGCACATAAAACCTATAGCTTGTCtggttctttttcctcttccagtTCTACTCGTAAAAGGGGACCCTCTGAAGAGACTGGAGGGGCTGTGTTTGATCATCCAGCCAAGATTGCCAAGAGTACTAAATCCTCTTCCCTaaatttctccttcccttcactTCCTACAATGGCTCAGATGCCTGGGCATAGCTCAGACACAAGCGGGCTTTCCTTTTCACAGCCCAGCTGTAAAACTCGAGTCCCTCATTCGAAACTGGATAAAGGGCCCACTGGGGCCAATGGTCACAACACGACCCAGACCATAGACTATCAAGATACTGTGAATATGCTTCACTCCCTGCTCAGTGCCCAGGGTGTTCAGCCCACTCAGCCCACTGCATTTGAATTTGTTCGTCCTTATAGTGAATATCTGAATCCTCGGGCTGGTGGAATCTCCTCAAGATCCGGCAATACAGACAAACCCCGGCCACCACCACCTCTGCCATCAGAACCTCCACCACCACTTCCACCTCTtcctaagtga